In Eublepharis macularius isolate TG4126 chromosome 4, MPM_Emac_v1.0, whole genome shotgun sequence, the following are encoded in one genomic region:
- the LOC129328923 gene encoding uncharacterized protein LOC129328923 has product MCWMFAVYFFLLSPRCPASNANSILQEPKVATAEEEESVNITCNFNHPNILGLYLRRKFVKDMEVFYSAGHRKDKRVHYEYKGRIEYFELQNTVIIMLQKLQQNDSDKYICDGAVLINQNPVQVQGHGTILVVTAKKLIKCSSSFWMWYVFLVVTLLLATALGYFILSHVDAKKYCQKKKGREAQNMVYEDMTYSLRRNTMANQYEC; this is encoded by the exons ATGTGCTGGATGTTTGCCGTgtatttcttccttctttcccctaGATGCCCTGCCTCAAATG CCAATAGTATCTTACAGGAACCAAAGGTTGCCACTGCTGAAGAAGAAGAATCTGTCAATATCACCTGCAATTTTAACCATCCAAATATTCTGGGGCTGTATTTGAGACGGAAGTTTGTAAAGGATATGGAGGTATTTTATTCTGCAGGTCACAGAAAAGACAAGAGGGTACATTACGAATACAAAGGGCGCATTGAGTACTTTGAGCTGCAGAATACAGTAATAATAATGCTGCAGAAGTTGCAGCAGAATGACAGTGATAAGTATATCTGTGATGGAGCTGTACTAATAAACCAGAACCCTGTGCAAGTACAAGGACATGGCACCATTTTGGTAGTGACTG CTAAGAAGCTGATAAAGTGTTCCTCATCTTTCTGGATGTGGTACGTCTTTCTTGTTGTGACGCTGCTCTTGGCCACTGCATTGGGGTACTTTATCCTTTCTCATGTAGAT GCCAAGAAGTACtgccaaaagaagaaaggaagggaagcaCAGAATATGGTCTATGAAGACATGACTTACAGTTTGAGGCGCAACACTATGGCCAATCAGTATGAGTGTTAG